A window of the Lactuca sativa cultivar Salinas chromosome 7, Lsat_Salinas_v11, whole genome shotgun sequence genome harbors these coding sequences:
- the LOC111894024 gene encoding RING-H2 finger protein ATL54: MAPSNRHRRLMVDSTISFCNLQCDLERNPSGICFPFCAATCPSFCRIADYSPPPSSSPSPANSPYSQPAPPAPNHLKISFPLKLSLLFLIGTFIYTLYKFYTVSYRSKSHRTPPPVSPENQETLDQDALDHHIWYIRTTGLQLSVINAITIVKFKKGDHGVVVGTECSVCLTEFEADERLRVLPYCKHGFHLSCIDTWLRSHTNCPLCRAGIVDDTVEEPLPEQNADDLLFPEERDSRISYMEDDDREEGRVTSGIIIGSVSMEDFATSDHRGIQFQSVDGGSGIELVQMEQRTYNNSLKIGG; the protein is encoded by the coding sequence ATGGCACCCTCGAATCGGCACCGGAGGTTAATGGTAGATTCCACCATCTCGTTTTGCAACCTTCAATGTGATCTGGAACGTAACCCCTCCGGCATCTGTTTTCCCTTTTGCGCCGCCACCTGTCCATCTTTTTGCCGCATCGCCGACTACTCAcctccaccatcatcatcaccctcGCCAGCAAACAGCCCTTATTCACAACCAGCACCACCAGCGCCTAACCACCTAAAAATCTCTTTCCCGCTTAAGCTCTCTCTCCTCTTCCTCATCGGAACCTTTATCTACACCCTCTACAAGTTCTACACTGTTTCGTACAGATCCAAAAGTCACCGCACGCCGCCGCCAGTGTCACCGGAAaatcaagaaaccctagatcaGGATGCTCTTGATCACCACATATGGTACATCAGAACCACTGGTCTTCAACTGTCTGTAATAAACGCTATAACCATCGTGAAGTTCAAGAAAGGTGATCATGGGGTGGTTGTGGGGACTGAATGTTCTGTTTGTTTAACTGAATTTGAAGCAGATGAGAGGCTTAGAGTGTTACCCTATTGCAAACATGGTTTTCACTTATCGTGTATTGATACATGGCTCCGATCACATACAAACTGTCCTTTATGTCGTGCCGGGATTGTTGATGACACTGTTGAGGAGCCATTACCGGAGCAAAACGCCGATGATTTGTTATTTCCTGAGGAAAGAGATTCACGGATTTCATATATGGAGGATGATGATCGAGAAGAAGGTAGGGTAACTTCTGGAATTATTATTGGGTCAGTTTCTATGGAGGATTTTGCAACTTCTGATCATCGTGGAATCCAATTTCAATCTGTTGATGGTGGTTCGGGGATTGAATTAGTCCAAATGGAGCAAAGAACGTATAACAATTCTCTTAAGATAGGTGGGTAG